One genomic segment of Spiroplasma endosymbiont of Poecilobothrus nobilitatus includes these proteins:
- the parE gene encoding DNA topoisomerase IV subunit B, which produces MSIEDKTLKYDESSIQILEGLDAVRKRPGMYIGSTDVRGLHHLVWEIIDNSIDEALAGYCNEIDIIIYKNNAITVADNGRGVPTGIHSSGKSTPEVIFSVLHAGGKFGGDGYKTSGGLHGVGSSVVNALSAAFDVTIYRDHKVWSIKFANGGQVKGPLTKIGTTTTTGTTVTFLPDHKIFKVIDFSFSTISERIRESAFLNSGVKLTLTDQRTDKKVSYLFNNGLEEFITYMNEGKKSITPIIMLKRIEKKIEVEIALQYSTEFNENLLSFANNVKTSEGGSHVAGFRTGLTKVINDYARKEGLLKEKDKNLDSVDTREGLTAIVSVKIPENLIQYEGQTKGKLGTYEARLAVETIVAKQFGFWLTENKANAYTIIEKALLARNVREEARKARESARNSKKRGNSDRLLTGKLTPAQNQNKFNNEIFLVEGDSAGGSAKLGRDRRFQAILPLRGKVINAEKAKFQDLMNNEEINVMINAIGAGVGNGFDINDANYGKVIIMTDADTDGAHIQTLLLTFFYRYMRPLIENHRVYLALPPLFKITSTKNKHIEYAWDETELKNKLSQFHGKFELQRYKGLGEMNAEQLWETTMDPQTRQLILVTIDDAVMAERRIVTLMGDDAKKRKDWIDENVKFTLEDDFQAIIN; this is translated from the coding sequence ATGAGTATTGAAGATAAAACATTAAAGTATGATGAATCATCAATTCAGATTTTAGAAGGACTAGATGCGGTTCGAAAACGTCCAGGAATGTATATTGGTTCAACTGATGTTCGTGGATTACATCATTTAGTTTGAGAAATTATTGATAATTCAATTGATGAGGCATTAGCTGGTTATTGTAATGAAATTGATATTATTATTTATAAAAATAATGCGATTACGGTGGCAGATAATGGCCGTGGTGTTCCAACTGGAATTCATTCATCTGGAAAATCAACGCCAGAAGTAATTTTTTCAGTTTTACATGCTGGGGGAAAATTTGGCGGTGATGGCTATAAAACATCAGGAGGATTACATGGTGTTGGTTCTTCAGTTGTTAATGCTTTATCGGCAGCTTTTGATGTCACAATTTATCGTGACCACAAAGTTTGAAGTATTAAATTTGCGAATGGTGGACAAGTTAAAGGGCCGTTAACAAAAATTGGTACAACAACAACAACGGGAACAACAGTTACTTTTTTACCTGATCATAAGATTTTTAAAGTAATTGATTTTTCTTTTTCAACAATTTCAGAACGAATTCGTGAATCAGCATTTTTAAATAGTGGGGTTAAGTTAACATTAACTGACCAACGCACTGATAAAAAAGTATCATATTTATTTAATAATGGTTTGGAAGAATTTATTACTTATATGAATGAAGGTAAAAAAAGTATTACTCCAATTATTATGTTAAAAAGGATAGAAAAAAAAATTGAAGTTGAAATAGCGTTACAATATTCAACTGAATTTAATGAAAATTTACTTAGTTTTGCCAATAATGTTAAAACAAGTGAAGGTGGTAGTCATGTTGCCGGATTCCGAACAGGATTAACAAAAGTAATTAATGATTATGCTCGCAAAGAAGGCTTATTAAAAGAAAAAGATAAGAATCTTGATTCCGTTGATACACGTGAAGGATTAACGGCCATTGTTTCAGTAAAAATTCCCGAAAATTTAATTCAGTATGAAGGTCAAACCAAAGGGAAATTAGGGACTTATGAAGCGAGGCTTGCAGTTGAAACAATTGTAGCAAAGCAATTTGGATTTTGATTAACAGAAAATAAGGCAAATGCTTATACTATTATTGAAAAAGCATTATTAGCTCGTAATGTTCGTGAAGAAGCTCGGAAAGCACGCGAATCAGCTCGTAATAGTAAAAAACGTGGTAATAGTGATCGCTTATTAACCGGAAAATTAACACCAGCTCAAAACCAAAATAAATTTAATAATGAGATTTTTTTAGTTGAAGGAGATTCTGCGGGGGGAAGTGCCAAATTAGGGCGTGATCGTCGTTTTCAAGCAATTTTACCATTACGTGGGAAAGTGATTAATGCTGAAAAAGCAAAATTTCAAGATTTAATGAATAATGAAGAAATTAATGTAATGATTAATGCCATTGGGGCCGGAGTCGGAAATGGCTTTGATATTAATGATGCCAATTATGGCAAAGTAATTATTATGACTGATGCGGATACGGATGGTGCACATATTCAAACTTTATTGTTAACATTTTTTTATCGTTATATGCGACCATTAATTGAAAATCATCGGGTTTATCTTGCTTTACCACCTTTATTTAAAATTACTAGCACCAAAAATAAACATATTGAATACGCATGAGATGAAACAGAATTAAAAAATAAATTAAGTCAATTTCATGGTAAATTTGAATTACAGCGTTATAAAGGGCTAGGGGAAATGAATGCAGAACAATTATGAGAAACAACAATGGATCCCCAAACTCGTCAGCTAATTTTAGTAACAATTGATGATGCCGTTATGGCTGAAAGACGGATTGTCACCTTAATGGGAGATGATGCTAAAAAACGAAAAGATTGAATTGATGAAAATGTTAAATTTACTTTAGAAGATGATTTTCAAGCAATCATTAATTAA